The DNA segment GGTCTGGCCTTTGCCTGGGTTATGAGCATTTAGACAAGGGTCATAACCAGCTCCAacttgtatatatagtagtacTGTACAAAATAATTACTACGTGTATACTCGGAATATACCGTAGTGCGTACTATATAATGTTAATTATGTGAATGTATGTTCAAAGAAATGTGCATTTGttctaatttgttttatgtttcgatttcattttatatataagtactatatcgtaaattgaaattaagatTTCGCTTTCAACACACATCTAGTGCATTCATcgaaataattgtaaatacaaaacagaTATGCAATATGTGGTCTATTTTCTTGTCTTACACCTTATAAAAGGTCAGCTGCAGAccttaaaatgtttaatactTAAGAAATTcactattaaaaacaataaaatgtggAGGTCAAGGACGTCTACCCGACTCTCGACCAACTCGGTCATATAAAAATTACACTCACGATGCTAGTGAATGAATGAGCAACGTATTCGCATTAGAGTGCTACGTATATAGACTGGTCGTAGGGTACCCAGTGATAAACATTCTCGAACCGTAAGGccaatttgcttaaaataaaaagtaaaaggaaACTGGGCGAAAAAATGCGCagctaaaataaatacgtaAATACAAATCGAAAGCGCAAAATAGAAAGCAATTGATATTGCTAGCAAAGCGtgaaacaaagaaaattgGCATTTTAGTTTGAATTCAACGTCGCGTTGCTAAAAATCATACTCACTAAATTGCAGATTCTcgttaaaaaaattatttttagaatatacagttaacaaatttcaataactACTTGTCTAAAGATTCGTGCTTTTATCGAATTAAAAAGAAGTCCAATCGTAACATTGAGGATTACAAAGTTCTCTGTGATTTCATTCACACTTCGTTTTATATAATCAGAAGGAAACTCTCTTGCACGCCAGACACAATGGGCATTCCGGATATTCGCCAATTGATCACTCTGGAGTTCGAGGTGTATGGCCATGTTCAAGGTAAAAGTAGCAAATTGCTAGTTGTAGTTTGCAAAATGTACAATTCTCATCAGATGTACCCATTGCTAGCAACGTGACCAGAGCAGACATTGATCGCACCCAGTGCTAAAAATAAGCTACATTGATGTCCttggttttgctttgttgtacTATCTAGTAAGCAACAtctataaaatcaataattcaTTCTTAAATTTATGTGTAATTGACAGGCTTGAATCTTACAAAAGACACGCGAGACCGTTGCACCAAGGCAGGAATCACTGGATGGGTGAAAAACAGTAAGCGTGGCACAATAGTAGGAAAAATGCAGGGGCCCAAAGTGGAGGTGgataaaatgtatgtaacaaacCGAACTTACTCTTGTTGGCACAGCTTTTGAAGTACTGATAACAATCGATATTAATGTAGGATCGAATGGCTATCCAATGAAGGTT comes from the Drosophila sulfurigaster albostrigata strain 15112-1811.04 chromosome 2L, ASM2355843v2, whole genome shotgun sequence genome and includes:
- the LOC133845735 gene encoding acylphosphatase-2 → MGIPDIRQLITLEFEVYGHVQGLNLTKDTRDRCTKAGITGWVKNSKRGTIVGKMQGPKVEVDKMIEWLSNEGSPGCQIERCELRNQSNLNRLDYKDFAIRF